One part of the Phragmites australis chromosome 3, lpPhrAust1.1, whole genome shotgun sequence genome encodes these proteins:
- the LOC133913546 gene encoding splicing factor Cactin-like — translation MPKRERDSKGRRRSSSSSRRQRSPSPSDSDAASESSGSPRRSRHRRRSRRRRDTPSSSSDASGSGSGDSGSDSEGRRRKGRSGSRRRRDVTEEQIVEYMAKKAQKKAEKVAKKLKTNAVSGYSNDSNPFGDPNLTENFVWRKKIERDVSQGQKVDISVKAEKKKQLERMAEIEKVKKRREERAIEKAQHEEEMALLARERARAEFQDWEKKEEEFHFDQSKVRSEIRLREGRTKPIDVLLKNLNFSDEFDVELNEPYLVFKGLTVKEMEELRDDIKMHLDLDRESQTNVKYWEALMVVCDWELGEARKRDALDRARVRGEEPPSEVLAEERGLHASIEGDVKSLLDGKTSTELEDMQSQIESQMRSGTAKVVEYWEAILKRLHIYKAKACLREIHASILRKHLHRLEHPGAAEQDVESEKEVDNKVENNMHSDEDDKQYSPEPIPEQTDNHLEEEDGSFSPQLMHGNEDEDAIDPEEDKAELDRKREAVVMEHQRKAQEAIKAKARVPDEMETKAVKTMGAMEEGDAVFGAGAEVNLDSQVYWWHDKYRPRKPKYFNRVHTGYEWNKYNQTHYDHDNPPPKIVQGYKFNIFYPDLVDKSKAPTYSIEKDGSSGETCHIRFHAGPPYEDIAFRIVNKEWEYSHKKGFKCTFERGILHLYFNFKRHRYRR, via the exons ATGCCGAAGCGCGAGCGCGACAGCAAGGGCCGGCGccgctcctcgtcgtcgtcgcggcGGCAGCGCAGTCCGTCCCCGTCCGACTCGGACGCCGCCTCCGAATCCAGCGGCTCGCCCCGccggagccgccaccgccgcaggagccgccgccggaggGACACCCCGTCCTCGTCCAGCGACGCtagcgggagcgggagcggagATTCCGGGTCGGACTCTGAAGGGCGCCGACGCAAGGGAAGGAGCGGAAGCCGGAGGCGCCGGGACGTCACCGAGGAGCAGATCGTGGAGTACATGGCGAAGAAGGCGCAGAAGAAG GCCGAGAAGGTGGCGAAGAAGCTGAAGACGAATGCGGTTTCGGGGTACTCCAACGATTCGAACCCCTTTGGCGATCCCAACCTGACAGAGAA TTTTGTGTGGCGAAAGAAGATAGAGCGTGATGTATCTCAAGGACAAAAGGTGGACATTTCTGTCAAAGCTGAAAAGAAGAAACAGCTAGAAAGAATG GCTGAAATAGAGAAGGTTAAGAAAAGAAGGGAAGAAAGAGCAATTGAAAAGGCGCAGCATGAAGAGGAAATG GCGTTGCTAGCTAGAGAAAGAGCACGTGCCGAGTTTCAAGActgggagaagaaagaggaagag TTTCATTTTGATCAAAGCAAAGTCAGGTCTGAAATCAGGTTGCGGGAGGGGCGTACAAAACCTATTGATGTTCTTCTGAAGAATCTTAATTTCTCAGATGAATTCGATGTTGAGTTAAATGAGCCCTATCTGGTGTTCAAG GGATTAACAGTGAAAGAAATGGAAGAGCTACGTGATGACATTAAGATGCATCTTGATCTGGACAGGGAAAGCCAAACTAATGTGAAGTACTGGGAG GCACTCATGGTGGTATGCGACTGGGAGCTAGGTGAGGCTCGGAAAAGAGATGCCTTAGATCGGGCTAGGGTGCGTGGTGAGGAACCACCTTCTGAGGTTCTTGCAGAAGAGAGAGGTTTGCATGCAAGTATTGAAGGGGATGTAAAAAGTCTCCTGGATGGTAAGACTTCCACAGAGCTAGAAGATATGCAAAGTCAAATTGAGTCCCAAATGCGCTCTGGAACAGCGAAAGTTGTTGAATACTGGGAGGCCATTCTGAAACGGCTTCATATTTACAAAGCAAAG GCTTGCCTGAGGGAAATCCATGCTTCTATCCTAAGGAAGCATCTACATCGTTTGGAGCATCCTGGCGCTGCTGAACAGGATGTGGAATCCGAGAAAGAAGTTGACAATAAAGTGGAGAATAATATGCACTCTGATGAAG atgataAACAATATTCGCCTGAACCGATCCCTGAGCAAACAGATAATCAtttggaagaagaagatggatccTTTTCTCCACAGCTAATGCATggcaatgaagatgaagatgcaaTTGATCCTGAAGAGGACAAGGCTGAGCTG GACCGAAAACGTGAAGCTGTAGTTATGGAGCATCAAAGGAAAGCTCAGGAAGCCATTAAAGCAAAGGCAAGAGTACCTGATGAGATGGAGACGAAAGCCGTAAAAACGATGGGAGCTATGGAGGAAGGTGATGCAGTTTTTGGTGCGGGTGCTGAAGTGAACCTCGATTCACAG GTGTACTGGTGGCATGACAAGTATCGACCAAGAAAGCCCAAGTACTTCAATCGGGTGCATACTGGATATGAATGGAACAAATACAACCAGACtcattatgatcatgacaaTCCACCACCTAAAATTGTCCAAGGCTACAAGTTCAATATATTTTACCCTGATCTTGTGGATAAATCAAAGGCACCAACATACAGTATAGAGAAAGACGGAAGTAGTGGTGAGACTTGCCATATCAGATTTCACGCCGGCCCTCCATATGAGGACATT GCTTTCCGTATTGTCAACAAGGAGTGGGAATACTCACACAAGAAGGGGTTCAAGTGTACATTTGAGCGTGGGATTCTCCATCTCTATTTTAACTTCAAGCGTCACCGCTACAGGCGTTGA
- the LOC133910802 gene encoding uncharacterized protein LOC133910802, with product MREARPEGCGRPRDVRAAPRRLPGSHLFPVHRPERRGGSKHRSGARRHQRQAGGPGSIQIASRQLLVLLVIFRCRLHSERAYYLVYDSIDASLYMIPYIPDDLEAIYTLTPVPVHTDDGGDHKLTLMARKFWPEPVDRDRLCVCTPATRANPASDSTGPWQIKVLRRFPELSEAFSADVMFSLDGKVFWADLSQGLAFSDLRNGGSVVDVDFIKLPDRVCGRTEPTTMSRTMGCVGGSIKFVCIDRRRARPGNEMVKVWTLDLGHRLWKEEKGLSCPWKEFLEQVGFMNAELRNVEPQYGSTPS from the coding sequence ATGCGGGAAGCACGACCAGAAGGTTGTGGAAGGCCTCGCGATGTACGTGCGGCGCCTCGTCGACTACCCGGATCTCACCTCTTCCCTGTCCATCGGCCTGAGCGACGAGGCGGTTCGAAGCATCGAAGCGGAGCTCGGCGTCACCAGCGGCAAGCTGGAGGTCCAGGGTCCATACAGATCGCGAGCCGGCaactcctcgtcctcctcgtgATCTTCCGCTGCCGACTGCATAGCGAGCGCGCCTACTACCTCGTCTACGACTCCATCGACGCGTCGCTCTACATGATCCCGTACATACCGGATGACCTCGAGGCCATTTACACGCTGACGCCCGTCCCCGTGCACACCGACGACGGCGGGGATCACAAGCTGACCCTCATGGCGCGTAAGTTCTGGCCCGAACCCGTCGACCGGGATCGTCTCTGCGTGTGCACTCCGGCGACGAGGGCAAATCCTGCGTCTGACAGTACCGGCCCGTGGCAGATAAAGGTGCTGCGGCGCTTCCCGGAGCTTTCTGAGGCCTTCTCGGCGGACGTGATGTTCTCGTTGGATGGCAAGGTCTTCTGGGCTGATCTCTCGCAAGGCCTCGCGTTCAGCGACCTGCGCAACGGGGGCTCCGTCGTGGATGTCGACTTCATCAAATTGCCCGATAGGGTGTGTGGGCGGACGGAGCCGACCACGATGAGTCGGACCATGGGCTGCGTTGGGGGCTCCATCAAGTTCGTCTGCATCGACCGCCGCCGGGCCCGTCCTGGCAATGAGATGGTGAAGGTGTGGACTCTGGACCTGGGTCACCGGCTGTGGAAGGAAGAAAAGGGGTTGTCTTGCCCTTGGAAAGAGTTCTTGGAGCAGGTCGGCTTCATGAATGCTGAGTTGAGGAACGTGGAGCCCCAGTACGGCAGTACCCCATCCTGA
- the LOC133913547 gene encoding protein argonaute MEL1 isoform X2: MPQETIQVLDVVLRESPSWNYVTVSRSFFSTTFGHRGDIGEGLECWRGYYQSLRPTQMGLSLNIDISATSFFKSVTVIKFLEEFLGIRDKSRPLSDRDRVKIKKALRGVRIETSHQEDQIRRYKITGITPIPMSHLVFPVDEKGTKKTVVQYFWDKYNYRLQYASWPCLQAGSDSRPVFLPMEVCKIVEGQRYSKKLNDRQVTNILRATCKRPQEREQSIRDMVLHNNYAEDRFAQEFGIEVSSDLVSVPARVLPPPLLKYHDSGREKICAPSVGQWNMINKKMINGGTVDNWTCLNFSRMRPEEVQRFCMDLIHMCNATGMAVNPIPFVEVKSAAPNHIENALRDVHRRAAQMLAKQGMGNQLQLLIVILPDVSGSYGKIKRICETDIGIISQCCLPKHASRPNKQYLENVALKINVKQVGGRNTVLEQAFVRNGIPFVSEVPTIIFGADVTHPPPGEDSASSIAAVVASMDWPEITKYRGLVSAQPHRQEIIEDLFTVSKDPQKGHNVNSGMIRELLIAFRRKTNRRPERIIFYRDGVSEGQFSHVLLHEMDAIRKACASLEEGYLPPVTFVVVQKRHHTRLFTEVHGRRDMTDKSGNILPGTVVDQKICHPTEFDFYLCSHAGIQGTSRPTHYHVLYDENHFTADALQSLTNNLCYTYARCTRAVSVVPPAYYAHLAAFRARYYVEGESSDGGSTPGSSGQAVAREGPVEVRQLPKIKDNVKDVMFYC, from the exons ATGCCTCAAGAGACCATACAAGTACTTGATGTTGTCCTCAGGGAGTCGCCATCTTGGAA CTATGTTACAGTGTCCAGATCCTTTTTCTCTACTACTTTTGGTCACAGAGGAGACATTGGTGAGGGGCTTGAGTGTTGGAGAGGTTACTACCAGAGCCTGCGCCCAACACAAATGGGGCTTTCGCTGAATATAG ATATATCTGCAACATCCTTTTTTAAGTCTGTGACAGTGATAAAATTTTTGGAGGAGTTCCTGGGCATACGTGATAAGTCACGGCCTTTGTCAGACAGGGACCGTGTGAAG ATAAAGAAAGCATTAAGGGGAGTTCGCATTGAAACAAGCCACCAAGAGGACCAAATCAGAAGATACAAGATAACAGGGATTACTCCAATCCCTATGAGCCATCTGGT ATTTCCTGTTGATGAAAAGGGAACGAAGAAGACTGTTGTGCAGTACTTTTGGGACAAATACAACTACAGATTACAGTATGCTTCTTGGCCCTGTCTTCAGGCTGGCAGTGATTCTCGTCCTGTATTTCTTCCTATGGAG GTTTGCAAGATTGTAGAAGGGCAAAGATACTCTAAGAAGCTTAATGACAGACAAGTGACAAACATACTTAGAGCAACTTGTAAACGTCCACAGGAGAGGGAGCAGAGCATCCGTGAT ATGGTTCTGCACAACAACTATGCAGAGGATAGGTTTGCTCAGGAGTTTGGCATCGAGGTCAGCAGCGATCTAGTGTCTGTTCCAGCCCGTGTGCTGCCTCCACCCTTG TTGAAATACCATGACTCTGGTAGGGAGAAAATTTGTGCGCCAAGTGTTGGACAATGGAACATGATTAATAAG aaaatGATTAATGGAGGAACTGTGGATAACTGGACTTGTTTGAATTTTTCACGTATGCGCCCTGAGGAGGTACAGAGATTCTGTATGGATCTTATCCATATGTGCAATGCCACTGGAATG GCTGTCAATCCAATTCCATTTGTTGAAGTCAAGTCAGCTGCTCCTAACCATATAGAGAATGCTTTGAGGGATGTACACAGGAGGGCAGCACAAATGCTTGCCAAACAGGGAATGGGAAACCAACTACAGCTTCTAATTGTAATTCTGCCTGACGTTAGTGGTTCTTACG GGAAGATTAAAAGAATTTGTGAGACAGACATTGGAATCATATCTCAATGTTGCTTGCCAAAGCATGCTAGCAGGCCAAACAAGCAGTATCTGGAAAATGTTGCACTCAAAATCAATGTCAAG CAGGTTGGAGGGCGCAACACTGTTCTTGAGCAAGCCTTTGTACGCAATGGTATACCATTTGTGTCAGAAGTCCCAACAATCATCTTTGGTGCTGATGTCACACACCCCCCACCGGGAGAGGACTCTGCATCATCCATTGCTGCT GTGGTGGCATCAATGGATTGGCCAGAAATCACCAAGTACAGAGGTCTTGTTTCTGCTCAACCACACCGACAAGAGATAATAGAAGATCTCTTTACTGTCAGTAAAGATCCACAGAAGGGACATAATGTAAATAGTGGCATGATCAG GGAGCTACTGATTGCTTTCCGTAGGAAGACAAACCGAAGGCCTGAGAGGATAATATTCTATAG GGATGGTGTAAGTGAGGGTCAATTCAGCCACGTTCTGCTTCATGAAATGGATGCCATCAGAAAG GCTTGTGCCTCTTTGGAGGAGGGATATCTACCTCCAGTCACGTTTGTTGTTGTCCAGAAAAGGCATCATACAAGGCTTTTTACTGAGGTTCATGGAAGACGTGATATGACTGACAAAAGTGGAAACATTCTTCCTG GAACTGTGGTTGATCAAAAAATTTGCCATCCTACTGAGTTTGATTTCTACCTGTGTAGTCATGCTGGCATCCAG ggaaCGAGCAGGCCCACCCATTACCATGTCCTTTACGATGAGAATCATTTCACAGCTGATGCACTCCAGTCACTGACCAACAATCTTTGCTACAC CTATGCTCGTTGCACCCGTGCAGTGTCAGTGG TCCCACCAGCCTACTATGCTCACCTTGCTGCATTCCGTGCACGCTACTATGTGGAAGGAGAAAGCTCAGACGGTGGCTCAACCCCTGGCAGCAGCGGGCAGGCGGTAGCCCGCGAGGGGCCTGTGGAGGTGCGCCAACTTCCAAAGATCAAGGACAATGTCAAGGACGTTATGTTCTACTGCTGA
- the LOC133913547 gene encoding protein argonaute MEL1 isoform X1 has protein sequence MIRANHFLVDVADNNLFHYDVAINPESKSRATNREVLNELIKLHGKTSLGGKLPAYDGRKSLYTAGSLPFESQEFVVTLVDLEKKDKERAEREYKITIRIAGRTDLYHLQQFLRGRQRDMPQETIQVLDVVLRESPSWNYVTVSRSFFSTTFGHRGDIGEGLECWRGYYQSLRPTQMGLSLNIDISATSFFKSVTVIKFLEEFLGIRDKSRPLSDRDRVKIKKALRGVRIETSHQEDQIRRYKITGITPIPMSHLVFPVDEKGTKKTVVQYFWDKYNYRLQYASWPCLQAGSDSRPVFLPMEVCKIVEGQRYSKKLNDRQVTNILRATCKRPQEREQSIRDMVLHNNYAEDRFAQEFGIEVSSDLVSVPARVLPPPLLKYHDSGREKICAPSVGQWNMINKKMINGGTVDNWTCLNFSRMRPEEVQRFCMDLIHMCNATGMAVNPIPFVEVKSAAPNHIENALRDVHRRAAQMLAKQGMGNQLQLLIVILPDVSGSYGKIKRICETDIGIISQCCLPKHASRPNKQYLENVALKINVKQVGGRNTVLEQAFVRNGIPFVSEVPTIIFGADVTHPPPGEDSASSIAAVVASMDWPEITKYRGLVSAQPHRQEIIEDLFTVSKDPQKGHNVNSGMIRELLIAFRRKTNRRPERIIFYRDGVSEGQFSHVLLHEMDAIRKACASLEEGYLPPVTFVVVQKRHHTRLFTEVHGRRDMTDKSGNILPGTVVDQKICHPTEFDFYLCSHAGIQGTSRPTHYHVLYDENHFTADALQSLTNNLCYTYARCTRAVSVVPPAYYAHLAAFRARYYVEGESSDGGSTPGSSGQAVAREGPVEVRQLPKIKDNVKDVMFYC, from the exons ATGATCCGCGCGAACCACTTCCTCGTGGACGTCGCCGACAACAACCTGTTCCACTACGAT GTTGCTATTAATCCAGAGTCAAAGTCAAGAGCAACAAATAGGGAAGTTCTTAATGAGCTCATCAAGTTGCATGGGAAGACATCTCTGGGCGGCAAACTGCCTGCCTACGATGGAAGGAAGAGTCTTTATACTGCAGGTTCACTTCCTTTTGAATCACAGGAATTTGTGGTTACACTGGTTGATCTGGAAAAGAAGGATAAAGAAAG GGCTGAGAGAGAGTACAAGATCACAATTCGAATTGCTGGGAGAACAGACTTGTACCACCTTCAGCAGTTTCTGCGTGGAAGACAGAGGGATATGCCTCAAGAGACCATACAAGTACTTGATGTTGTCCTCAGGGAGTCGCCATCTTGGAA CTATGTTACAGTGTCCAGATCCTTTTTCTCTACTACTTTTGGTCACAGAGGAGACATTGGTGAGGGGCTTGAGTGTTGGAGAGGTTACTACCAGAGCCTGCGCCCAACACAAATGGGGCTTTCGCTGAATATAG ATATATCTGCAACATCCTTTTTTAAGTCTGTGACAGTGATAAAATTTTTGGAGGAGTTCCTGGGCATACGTGATAAGTCACGGCCTTTGTCAGACAGGGACCGTGTGAAG ATAAAGAAAGCATTAAGGGGAGTTCGCATTGAAACAAGCCACCAAGAGGACCAAATCAGAAGATACAAGATAACAGGGATTACTCCAATCCCTATGAGCCATCTGGT ATTTCCTGTTGATGAAAAGGGAACGAAGAAGACTGTTGTGCAGTACTTTTGGGACAAATACAACTACAGATTACAGTATGCTTCTTGGCCCTGTCTTCAGGCTGGCAGTGATTCTCGTCCTGTATTTCTTCCTATGGAG GTTTGCAAGATTGTAGAAGGGCAAAGATACTCTAAGAAGCTTAATGACAGACAAGTGACAAACATACTTAGAGCAACTTGTAAACGTCCACAGGAGAGGGAGCAGAGCATCCGTGAT ATGGTTCTGCACAACAACTATGCAGAGGATAGGTTTGCTCAGGAGTTTGGCATCGAGGTCAGCAGCGATCTAGTGTCTGTTCCAGCCCGTGTGCTGCCTCCACCCTTG TTGAAATACCATGACTCTGGTAGGGAGAAAATTTGTGCGCCAAGTGTTGGACAATGGAACATGATTAATAAG aaaatGATTAATGGAGGAACTGTGGATAACTGGACTTGTTTGAATTTTTCACGTATGCGCCCTGAGGAGGTACAGAGATTCTGTATGGATCTTATCCATATGTGCAATGCCACTGGAATG GCTGTCAATCCAATTCCATTTGTTGAAGTCAAGTCAGCTGCTCCTAACCATATAGAGAATGCTTTGAGGGATGTACACAGGAGGGCAGCACAAATGCTTGCCAAACAGGGAATGGGAAACCAACTACAGCTTCTAATTGTAATTCTGCCTGACGTTAGTGGTTCTTACG GGAAGATTAAAAGAATTTGTGAGACAGACATTGGAATCATATCTCAATGTTGCTTGCCAAAGCATGCTAGCAGGCCAAACAAGCAGTATCTGGAAAATGTTGCACTCAAAATCAATGTCAAG CAGGTTGGAGGGCGCAACACTGTTCTTGAGCAAGCCTTTGTACGCAATGGTATACCATTTGTGTCAGAAGTCCCAACAATCATCTTTGGTGCTGATGTCACACACCCCCCACCGGGAGAGGACTCTGCATCATCCATTGCTGCT GTGGTGGCATCAATGGATTGGCCAGAAATCACCAAGTACAGAGGTCTTGTTTCTGCTCAACCACACCGACAAGAGATAATAGAAGATCTCTTTACTGTCAGTAAAGATCCACAGAAGGGACATAATGTAAATAGTGGCATGATCAG GGAGCTACTGATTGCTTTCCGTAGGAAGACAAACCGAAGGCCTGAGAGGATAATATTCTATAG GGATGGTGTAAGTGAGGGTCAATTCAGCCACGTTCTGCTTCATGAAATGGATGCCATCAGAAAG GCTTGTGCCTCTTTGGAGGAGGGATATCTACCTCCAGTCACGTTTGTTGTTGTCCAGAAAAGGCATCATACAAGGCTTTTTACTGAGGTTCATGGAAGACGTGATATGACTGACAAAAGTGGAAACATTCTTCCTG GAACTGTGGTTGATCAAAAAATTTGCCATCCTACTGAGTTTGATTTCTACCTGTGTAGTCATGCTGGCATCCAG ggaaCGAGCAGGCCCACCCATTACCATGTCCTTTACGATGAGAATCATTTCACAGCTGATGCACTCCAGTCACTGACCAACAATCTTTGCTACAC CTATGCTCGTTGCACCCGTGCAGTGTCAGTGG TCCCACCAGCCTACTATGCTCACCTTGCTGCATTCCGTGCACGCTACTATGTGGAAGGAGAAAGCTCAGACGGTGGCTCAACCCCTGGCAGCAGCGGGCAGGCGGTAGCCCGCGAGGGGCCTGTGGAGGTGCGCCAACTTCCAAAGATCAAGGACAATGTCAAGGACGTTATGTTCTACTGCTGA
- the LOC133910804 gene encoding protein argonaute MEL1-like: MAYRGGGRGGRGDRGDPRPPYGQGRGPGGAGGAAPYRGGGGSRPSGFVWPPPASTPRPVPQQYQAAPMGYRVPMALPHQVAYPPAVVYRAPATPQVVFAPPPAPVTVTIRAPPPSRRPAPSSAPAPHQLGQGPSRESAQARDSSAPSSAALAKEVEKKLFVSETALAPPAAAAAAKVAASQEGTASAAAAEAE; this comes from the exons ATGGCCTACCGAGGCGGTGGCCGGGGAGGCCGCGGCGACCGTGGCGATCCGCGCCCTCCGTACGGCCAAGGGCGAGGGCCCGGGGGAGCCGGAGGCGCCGCCCCGTAccgcggaggcggaggaagcCGGCCCAGTGGCTTCGTgtggccgccgccggcgtccaCGCCGCGTCCGGTGCCGCAGCAGTACCAGGCCGCGCCGATGGGCTACCGCGTGCCCATGGCGCTGCCGCACCAGGTCGCGTACCCACCGGCGGTCGTCTACCGGGCGCCAGCAACGCCTCAGGTCGTCTTCGCGCCTCCGCCCGCGCCTGTGACAGTCACCATCCGGGCGCCTCCGCCCTCGCGGAGGCCGGCTCCGTCATCGGCTCCGGCTCCACACCAGCTGGGGCAGGGCCCCTCTCGGGAGTCCGCTCAGGCCCGTGACTCCTCGGCGCCGTCATCGGCTGCCCTGGCCAAGGAGGTTGAGAAGAAGCTGTTCGTGTCCGAGACCGCGCTGGCGCCGCCCGCGGCAGCCGCGGCCGCGAAAGTGGCGGCCTCGCAGGAGGGGAcggcttctgctgctgctgcggagGCCGA GTGA